A single region of the Hyphomicrobiales bacterium genome encodes:
- a CDS encoding hypothetical protein (Evidence 5 : Unknown function) has translation MRPDRRFAIGLLSPDGWPNEKSRPEAAWNLWGNGAALERCRPRFAPIPNNKGSNSTVQVLCRCT, from the coding sequence GTGAGGCCGGACCGCCGGTTCGCTATCGGCCTGCTGTCTCCGGACGGCTGGCCGAATGAAAAAAGCCGCCCGGAGGCGGCTTGGAACTTGTGGGGAAATGGGGCGGCCCTCGAGAGGTGCCGGCCCAGGTTTGCGCCTATCCCTAATAATAAAGGGAGCAACTCGACGGTTCAGGTACTATGCCGCTGCACGTAG
- a CDS encoding hypothetical protein (Evidence 5 : Unknown function) codes for MELVGKWGGPREVPAQVCAYP; via the coding sequence TTGGAACTTGTGGGGAAATGGGGCGGCCCTCGAGAGGTGCCGGCCCAGGTTTGCGCCTATCCCTAA
- a CDS encoding hypothetical protein (Evidence 5 : Unknown function) → MHISLTSNAASPRSLAIPKSTRTIFTNPRIAALWTEKSDRGPAPDEPARLVRDGRGKEIEIPLRDEPGIDFILSRQRGANGRPVSIDVPREVAAPAGLSGRKARSWPAMERANNNELFDTPHKNRMARQALERFVLLYDAATLHPLALHSPCASIEPEDCKDEAPDGGEDGEITGIDPTAIDLCGEIEWDDDPKQPTRKTLPSGFGFDRYLDLGPAPEALVAMAREGRVRINHCTTLRQKVAGRSSQRRTIARLEIRCGDGRWRPTTDGRLRDSKPKDGRTAKQRDAAVMGWTRMCHPSRKDGARQFAMEPFDRLAAKHDFRLLRHLMGRDMLDVMRMAACECATMREIGEAFGKTYKRAEAEGLAKLRIALELLQWAFSNLNNKHAAANDNEQSSGCLRAAA, encoded by the coding sequence GTGCACATTTCCCTGACATCTAACGCCGCTTCTCCGCGGTCGCTCGCTATTCCAAAATCCACACGCACTATTTTCACCAATCCTCGCATCGCCGCTCTGTGGACAGAAAAGTCCGATCGGGGGCCTGCACCGGACGAGCCCGCTCGTCTCGTTCGCGACGGCCGTGGCAAAGAGATCGAAATACCTCTCCGCGATGAGCCCGGTATTGACTTCATCCTGTCGCGACAGCGTGGAGCAAATGGCCGGCCCGTCAGCATTGATGTGCCAAGAGAGGTGGCCGCGCCAGCAGGGCTTTCCGGCCGCAAGGCTCGCTCGTGGCCGGCGATGGAGCGCGCGAACAATAACGAGTTGTTCGATACTCCGCATAAGAATCGAATGGCCCGCCAAGCGCTGGAGCGCTTCGTTCTTCTGTATGACGCCGCCACCCTCCATCCGCTGGCGCTCCACTCACCTTGCGCCAGTATCGAGCCCGAAGATTGTAAAGATGAGGCGCCAGATGGCGGCGAGGATGGCGAGATCACTGGTATTGACCCGACCGCTATCGACCTCTGCGGCGAAATAGAATGGGATGACGATCCAAAGCAGCCGACCAGGAAAACCCTTCCTTCGGGTTTTGGCTTCGACCGCTACCTGGATCTAGGCCCGGCGCCAGAAGCCTTGGTTGCGATGGCGCGGGAAGGGCGCGTGCGCATCAATCACTGCACCACGCTTCGTCAAAAGGTAGCCGGAAGATCATCACAGCGGCGCACTATCGCACGACTTGAGATCCGCTGTGGTGACGGGCGCTGGCGCCCAACCACGGATGGGCGCCTCCGGGATAGCAAGCCAAAGGATGGCCGAACTGCAAAACAGCGAGACGCCGCCGTTATGGGCTGGACGCGCATGTGTCACCCGTCACGCAAAGATGGCGCCAGACAGTTTGCCATGGAACCATTCGACAGGCTTGCGGCCAAGCACGACTTTCGCCTTCTCAGGCATCTTATGGGGCGAGATATGCTCGACGTGATGCGAATGGCGGCCTGTGAGTGCGCGACGATGCGGGAAATCGGCGAGGCGTTTGGCAAAACTTACAAGCGCGCGGAGGCCGAAGGCTTAGCCAAGTTGCGCATTGCACTGGAACTGCTGCAATGGGCATTCTCTAATCTCAACAACAAGCACGCCGCTGCGAACGATAACGAACAGTCGAGCGGGTGCCTACGTGCAGCGGCATAG
- a CDS encoding hypothetical protein (Evidence 5 : Unknown function) has product MERQRMEGGGVIQKNEALQRLAGHSILMRSIEQLVIVRALHRRPRASLAAGKPCWRGHLSWHINADGPAICSTLSRQDEVNTGLIAERYFDLFATAVANETSGLVRCRPPIGLFCPQSGDARIGENSACGFWNSERPRRSGVRCQGNVHLMLRVELREGLAFNCF; this is encoded by the coding sequence GTGGAGCGCCAGCGGATGGAGGGTGGCGGCGTCATACAGAAGAACGAAGCGCTCCAGCGCTTGGCGGGCCATTCGATTCTTATGCGGAGTATCGAACAACTCGTTATTGTTCGCGCGCTCCATCGCCGGCCACGAGCGAGCCTTGCGGCCGGAAAGCCCTGCTGGCGCGGCCACCTCTCTTGGCACATCAATGCTGACGGGCCGGCCATTTGCTCCACGCTGTCGCGACAGGATGAAGTCAATACCGGGCTCATCGCGGAGAGGTATTTCGATCTCTTTGCCACGGCCGTCGCGAACGAGACGAGCGGGCTCGTCCGGTGCAGGCCCCCGATCGGACTTTTCTGTCCACAGAGCGGCGATGCGAGGATTGGTGAAAATAGTGCGTGTGGATTTTGGAATAGCGAGCGACCGCGGAGAAGCGGCGTTAGATGTCAGGGAAATGTGCACTTGATGCTCCGGGTGGAGCTTCGGGAAGGGCTTGCTTTCAATTGCTTTTAG
- a CDS encoding conserved hypothetical protein (Evidence 4 : Unknown function but conserved in other organisms), translating to MADYDFDTIDDVDDADDDSVHLLVFDREAGEFIWTWVMRETLAEAGYIDISDYGM from the coding sequence ATGGCCGACTATGATTTCGACACCATCGACGACGTCGATGATGCGGACGATGATTCCGTTCACCTGCTCGTCTTCGATCGCGAAGCCGGAGAGTTCATTTGGACATGGGTGATGCGGGAGACGCTGGCCGAGGCCGGCTATATCGACATCTCGGATTACGGAATGTGA
- a CDS encoding conserved hypothetical protein (Evidence 4 : Unknown function but conserved in other organisms), which produces MTETAPPLSLDEIAGRIGGQVHGSFVIGAQVLGQGVNVRWSPQGHLNVYAEGAARYHSGDLRTATLIALGLPVAENDNDPDAPRDLPVLPRMHPAPWTPEAAGGLLGEVATWVTSTAIIPVPELSLAASLALLAGLCGDKVLAPTEAGVNVFMTTLLATAGGKGHPPRAARELGDATGKLGAVSNGDPTSYAALERILRRRPSTVIVLDEFGLVLQDINARHRSAPAASIRKFLLAIYDQANSRFDGREYASAETKGDDSPIEGPALTVLGMTTPGTLYEGLSEASITDGFINRFVFFSANPPAIVKPPSLGRRARPPQPLVDLLKDAIDSLPRLDGLAGAFNKFVIPFEGGESGEAYRRWGEVFTWQHDLRWDETERHINGRAAENTLRLATLRAISRNPAAPAVSVDDIEWGFAIVHRSIGIISDGIKRHMAASPAEALRNAVKEALRDKPNGLAYSLLLQRQGIRKADNRLLKDALRWLLDAQKIDDASDNREPGKGSRFRLRE; this is translated from the coding sequence GTGACGGAAACCGCGCCTCCACTTTCTCTCGACGAAATCGCCGGCCGGATCGGTGGCCAGGTTCACGGATCGTTTGTCATCGGCGCCCAAGTGCTGGGTCAGGGAGTCAACGTGCGCTGGTCGCCGCAAGGTCACCTGAATGTATACGCCGAGGGCGCTGCTCGATACCATTCCGGTGATCTCCGGACGGCGACCCTCATCGCTCTCGGACTGCCCGTCGCTGAGAACGACAACGACCCCGACGCGCCTCGCGACCTGCCCGTGCTCCCGCGGATGCACCCGGCGCCGTGGACACCGGAGGCCGCCGGCGGGCTTCTCGGCGAGGTCGCGACGTGGGTAACATCGACCGCGATCATCCCGGTGCCGGAGCTGTCCTTGGCCGCCTCGCTGGCCCTGCTCGCGGGCCTGTGCGGCGACAAGGTGCTGGCCCCGACCGAGGCGGGTGTGAACGTCTTTATGACCACCCTCCTGGCCACGGCAGGCGGCAAGGGGCACCCCCCACGCGCCGCTCGTGAGCTCGGCGACGCCACCGGCAAGCTCGGTGCTGTGTCGAATGGCGACCCGACGTCGTATGCCGCGCTTGAAAGGATCCTTCGCCGCAGGCCCTCGACGGTCATAGTCCTGGACGAATTCGGGCTTGTCCTGCAGGACATCAATGCCCGGCATCGTTCGGCGCCGGCCGCATCGATCCGGAAGTTTTTGCTGGCAATTTACGATCAGGCGAATAGCCGATTTGACGGACGTGAATATGCATCGGCTGAGACGAAGGGCGATGACTCGCCGATCGAAGGACCCGCCCTGACAGTCTTGGGCATGACGACGCCAGGCACCTTGTATGAGGGTCTTTCCGAAGCCTCGATAACCGATGGGTTCATCAACAGGTTCGTTTTCTTCAGTGCCAACCCGCCGGCGATCGTAAAGCCCCCGTCGTTGGGGAGGCGGGCGCGACCGCCTCAACCACTCGTCGATCTTCTCAAAGATGCGATCGACAGCCTTCCGCGGCTGGACGGCCTGGCTGGCGCTTTCAACAAATTCGTCATCCCGTTTGAGGGAGGCGAAAGCGGAGAGGCTTACCGCCGGTGGGGCGAAGTCTTCACCTGGCAACACGATTTGCGATGGGACGAGACCGAGCGTCATATCAACGGCCGCGCCGCTGAGAACACCTTGAGGCTTGCCACGCTTCGCGCCATCAGCCGAAACCCGGCCGCCCCGGCGGTGTCGGTCGACGACATCGAATGGGGCTTCGCCATCGTGCACCGATCCATCGGAATCATCAGTGACGGCATCAAAAGGCATATGGCGGCATCGCCAGCGGAGGCGCTCCGCAATGCGGTGAAAGAGGCACTGAGGGACAAGCCCAACGGGCTGGCCTACTCGCTTCTTCTGCAGCGGCAGGGCATCCGGAAGGCCGATAATCGTCTCCTCAAAGACGCGCTCCGCTGGCTTCTGGATGCGCAGAAAATCGACGACGCCTCGGACAATCGCGAGCCTGGGAAGGGATCGCGTTTCCGCCTTCGCGAATAA
- a CDS encoding conserved hypothetical protein (Evidence 4 : Unknown function but conserved in other organisms): MRIENLAVFTPSRLTKGGIELLASFTLNAHGIRLRDLTLARAGNGELLVWSARRNRDPEPIATFTQETRREIAIMVQEHITGAQRVAA, translated from the coding sequence ATGCGTATCGAAAATTTGGCGGTCTTCACGCCGAGCAGATTGACGAAGGGCGGCATTGAGCTGCTCGCGAGCTTCACCCTCAACGCCCATGGAATCCGCCTTCGCGACCTGACCCTCGCGCGGGCCGGAAACGGTGAATTGCTAGTGTGGTCCGCGCGACGCAACCGCGACCCGGAACCGATCGCGACATTCACGCAGGAGACGCGGCGCGAGATAGCGATCATGGTTCAAGAGCACATCACGGGTGCGCAGCGGGTGGCCGCGTGA
- a CDS encoding Lipoprotein-anchoring transpeptidase ErfK/SrfK: protein MITDGGYPSAGEIDEAALPGLRSGFLNRRSFLFGSAVGLGALGLGGCVTSDGSMSLAEAQKVYGPVPEEKFPIPAADVSKVDPKYFRRTVRYETKEAPGTIIVDPGNYHVYRIEEDGNATRYGANVGRDGFRWSGDAYVGRKGEWATWTPPKEMIKRQPEAAKYAGGMPGGLDNPLGARTLYLYQNGAYTLYTIYASSDPESIGSGITSGCVGLLSQDMIHLYNRTPVKTKVVVLPA, encoded by the coding sequence ATGATCACAGACGGTGGGTATCCCTCTGCTGGAGAGATCGACGAAGCAGCCTTGCCTGGGCTTCGGTCGGGGTTTCTCAACCGCCGGTCGTTTCTGTTCGGCTCTGCCGTTGGTCTCGGCGCGCTGGGGCTGGGCGGTTGTGTGACATCCGACGGCAGCATGAGCCTCGCGGAGGCGCAGAAGGTCTACGGGCCCGTGCCTGAGGAGAAGTTCCCGATCCCGGCCGCGGATGTCAGCAAGGTCGATCCGAAATATTTCCGCCGGACCGTCCGCTACGAGACCAAGGAAGCGCCGGGTACGATTATCGTCGATCCTGGCAACTACCATGTTTACCGCATCGAAGAGGACGGCAATGCCACCCGCTATGGGGCCAATGTCGGCCGCGACGGGTTCCGGTGGAGCGGTGATGCCTATGTCGGGCGCAAGGGCGAATGGGCAACCTGGACACCGCCCAAGGAGATGATCAAGCGCCAGCCCGAGGCGGCCAAATACGCCGGCGGCATGCCGGGAGGCCTCGACAACCCGCTCGGCGCCCGCACGCTTTATCTCTATCAAAACGGCGCCTACACGCTTTACACGATCTACGCCAGCAGCGATCCCGAATCGATTGGCTCGGGCATCACGAGCGGCTGTGTCGGGCTCCTCAGCCAGGACATGATACACTTGTATAACCGCACGCCGGTCAAGACGAAGGTGGTCGTCCTGCCGGCATAA
- the purU gene encoding Formyltetrahydrofolate deformylase: MKPDAQFVLTLSCANRPGIVAAVSRYLFEAHCDIRDAQQFDDTETDRFFMRVVFSDGGSGHTQHGLSAGFRPVGDEFGMRWTLRGREERRRVMILASRFDHCLVDLLYRWRIGELPIEITGIVSNHSRETYSHSDLEDVAFHHLPINRETKLEQEMRLWGLIEDTSTEVVVLARYMQVLSDGLCAKLAGRCINIHHSFLPGFKGAKPYHQAYARGVKLIGATAHYVTSALDEGPIIDQYVERISHRDTPDDLIRKGRDIERRVLASALRAHIDDRVILNGTKTIVFG, from the coding sequence ATGAAACCCGACGCACAATTCGTGCTGACCCTGTCTTGCGCCAATCGTCCCGGAATCGTCGCCGCCGTGTCCCGATATCTCTTCGAGGCACACTGCGATATTCGCGATGCGCAGCAATTCGATGATACCGAAACGGATCGCTTCTTCATGCGCGTCGTCTTCAGCGACGGCGGCAGCGGTCATACCCAGCATGGGCTGTCCGCCGGATTTCGCCCCGTCGGCGATGAGTTCGGCATGCGATGGACGCTGCGCGGCCGTGAGGAGCGGCGACGGGTCATGATTCTCGCCTCGCGGTTCGACCATTGCCTTGTCGACCTGCTCTATCGCTGGCGGATTGGCGAGCTGCCGATCGAGATCACAGGCATCGTTTCCAACCACTCCCGCGAGACGTACAGCCACTCCGACCTCGAGGATGTGGCGTTCCATCACCTGCCGATCAATCGCGAAACCAAGCTCGAACAGGAAATGCGCCTCTGGGGGCTCATTGAGGACACCTCCACGGAGGTCGTGGTGCTCGCGCGCTATATGCAGGTGCTCTCGGACGGGTTGTGCGCCAAGCTGGCCGGGCGATGCATCAACATCCATCACTCCTTCCTTCCCGGCTTCAAGGGCGCCAAGCCCTATCACCAAGCTTACGCTCGCGGTGTGAAATTGATCGGCGCCACGGCGCATTATGTCACGTCGGCGCTCGATGAAGGTCCTATCATCGACCAGTATGTCGAGCGCATCAGCCATCGCGATACGCCGGATGATCTGATTCGGAAGGGGCGCGATATCGAAAGGCGCGTCCTGGCGAGCGCCCTGCGCGCCCATATCGATGATCGCGTCATTCTCAATGGTACCAAGACGATCGTGTTCGGCTGA
- a CDS encoding putative Sarcosine oxidase subunit gamma (Evidence 3 : Putative function from multiple computational evidences): MFDDRKGSIRLAARSPLAHLTRQATDMRAGQNAGLTVSECNRLALIGISARLSDGGRLAAQVEAIFPMTLPDGPACAAAGGTTFIGIGPGQWLAAIEEPPGHNAMAELSLQLGSAAILVDQSDAKCVLRLSGPNARTVLAKGLPLDLHPRAFRPGCAAQSTIAHIGVLIWQVDDALTYHLAIPRSYAESFWRWLSGAAAAGGMVVSD; encoded by the coding sequence GTGTTTGACGATCGCAAAGGGAGCATCCGCCTTGCCGCGCGGTCGCCGCTCGCACATCTGACCCGACAAGCCACGGATATGCGGGCCGGGCAGAACGCCGGCCTGACGGTCAGCGAGTGCAACCGACTCGCCCTCATCGGGATCAGTGCCCGTCTGAGTGATGGCGGCCGACTGGCCGCCCAGGTCGAGGCCATCTTCCCCATGACGCTGCCTGATGGCCCGGCTTGTGCCGCGGCCGGCGGCACGACCTTCATCGGCATCGGGCCCGGTCAATGGCTCGCTGCGATCGAAGAGCCACCGGGCCATAACGCCATGGCCGAGCTCTCGCTTCAACTGGGCAGTGCTGCCATTCTCGTCGATCAGAGCGATGCGAAATGCGTGCTGCGTCTGTCAGGGCCGAATGCACGCACCGTGTTGGCCAAGGGACTGCCGCTTGACCTGCATCCGCGGGCGTTTCGGCCGGGATGTGCCGCGCAGTCCACGATCGCGCATATCGGTGTGCTGATCTGGCAGGTCGATGACGCCCTGACCTATCATCTCGCGATCCCCCGTTCCTACGCGGAGAGCTTCTGGCGTTGGCTCAGCGGGGCCGCGGCCGCCGGGGGCATGGTCGTCTCCGACTGA
- the soxA gene encoding Sarcosine oxidase subunit alpha — MGATSHRLATGGLIDRSRSLSFDFDGREYIGHPGDTLASALLANGVSLVGRSFKYHRPRGILSAGFEEPNALVELRTGSRREPNSRATVVELYEGLTARSQNRWPSLACDLLAVNSLFAPVLAAGFYYKTFMWPAAFWEKVYEPLIRRAAGLGRAAEGADPDHYEKATAYCDVLVIGAGPAGLAAALAAARTGARVILCESDFQLGGRCLAENVLINDMAGSAWARSVEAELASFPDVQIMPRTTVFGVYDGGTYGAVESVGDNRSEPLPHQPRQRLWRIVARRSVLATGSLERPMVFDNNDRPGIMLAGGVRSYLNRFAVAPGRRAVIFANTDDSARTASELAGAGVSVAAIVDARTTATDAVIRVARTIGCALIPNATVTHARGGRHLRGVEITTADGRRLSLACDLLAMSGGWDPTLHLTAHLGGRPAWDEERGCFTATATPPGMVITGAAGGGFTLAEALKTGALGGLAAAEACGFSGQSPRLTTADEGPAATGQIFSFSSPGRKAFVDFQNDVTLADIRLAAREGFKAVEHLKRYTTLGMGTDQGKSSNVNALAVMAGLAGGPIASLGTTTFRPPFTPVAMGALGGHARGKDFRPTRLTPSHAFAAEQGAVFVEAGAWLRAQYFPQPGEHDWLQSATREARAVRGGVGVCDVSTLGKIDIQGPDAATFLERLYTNSWKNLPVGKARYGLMLREDGFVMDDGTTSRLADEHFLMTTTTANAVGVLQHMEFCHQCLWPELDVQFVSVTEQWAQYSVAGPRARDLLTRLVDAEHDLSNVAFPYMAAREITVCGGVQARLFRISFSGELAYEIAVPARYGDAMVRAIMAVGRDDGIVMYGTEALTIMRVEKGHAAGGELNGQTTVRDLGLGGLMSTKKDYIGRVLAGRPALTDPSRPTLVGFRPVDRSARLRAGAHFLERGAKASPAEDQGYLTSAAFSPVLGHWIGLGLLRRGRERIGDVVRAYDPVRNGDTEVEVCDPVFYDPAGERLRV; from the coding sequence ATGGGCGCGACCTCCCATCGCCTGGCAACGGGTGGGCTCATCGATCGCAGCCGTAGCCTGTCCTTTGATTTCGACGGCCGCGAATACATCGGCCATCCCGGCGACACGCTGGCATCGGCTCTGCTGGCCAATGGCGTCAGCCTTGTGGGGCGATCGTTCAAATATCACCGCCCGCGTGGTATCCTCAGTGCGGGTTTCGAAGAGCCGAATGCCCTGGTCGAATTGCGCACAGGATCCCGGCGCGAGCCTAACAGCCGCGCGACTGTAGTCGAGCTCTATGAGGGCTTGACCGCGCGCAGCCAGAACCGCTGGCCGTCTCTCGCCTGTGATCTGCTGGCGGTCAATTCCCTGTTCGCGCCCGTTCTGGCAGCAGGCTTCTACTACAAGACATTCATGTGGCCGGCCGCCTTCTGGGAGAAGGTCTACGAGCCTCTGATCAGACGCGCGGCCGGGCTCGGGCGCGCGGCTGAAGGGGCCGATCCGGACCACTATGAGAAGGCCACCGCCTATTGTGACGTGCTCGTCATCGGCGCCGGGCCCGCCGGCCTCGCCGCCGCCCTTGCCGCCGCGCGCACCGGGGCGCGCGTCATTCTCTGCGAGAGCGATTTTCAGCTTGGCGGACGTTGCCTGGCGGAGAACGTCCTCATCAACGACATGGCGGGATCGGCCTGGGCGCGGTCCGTCGAAGCCGAACTCGCGAGCTTCCCCGATGTCCAGATCATGCCGCGTACCACCGTCTTCGGTGTTTACGACGGCGGCACCTACGGCGCTGTGGAAAGTGTGGGGGATAATCGATCCGAACCGCTGCCGCACCAGCCTCGGCAGAGGCTCTGGCGCATTGTCGCGCGGCGCAGCGTTCTGGCGACCGGCTCCCTCGAACGCCCGATGGTGTTCGACAACAACGATCGCCCCGGTATCATGCTTGCCGGCGGCGTGCGCAGCTACCTCAATCGCTTTGCGGTGGCTCCGGGACGGCGCGCCGTGATCTTCGCCAATACGGATGACAGCGCCCGCACGGCCTCCGAGCTGGCAGGTGCCGGCGTTTCCGTTGCGGCTATCGTCGATGCACGCACGACCGCCACGGACGCCGTCATACGCGTTGCCCGGACTATCGGCTGCGCCCTCATTCCCAACGCGACTGTCACACATGCGCGGGGGGGACGCCATCTTCGCGGCGTAGAGATCACAACCGCCGACGGGCGGCGTCTTTCGCTCGCCTGCGATCTCCTCGCCATGTCGGGGGGATGGGATCCCACCTTGCATCTGACCGCGCATCTTGGCGGCAGGCCCGCTTGGGATGAGGAGCGTGGCTGCTTCACGGCGACAGCAACGCCTCCGGGGATGGTCATCACCGGCGCCGCCGGCGGCGGGTTTACGCTCGCGGAAGCCCTGAAGACAGGGGCGCTGGGTGGCCTGGCGGCCGCGGAAGCCTGCGGATTTTCCGGCCAAAGTCCTCGGTTGACGACCGCTGACGAAGGTCCCGCTGCCACGGGGCAGATTTTCAGCTTCTCCTCTCCCGGCCGCAAGGCCTTCGTCGATTTTCAGAACGACGTCACGCTCGCCGATATCAGGCTGGCGGCACGTGAGGGGTTCAAGGCCGTCGAGCACCTCAAACGCTACACGACGCTCGGAATGGGAACGGACCAGGGCAAGAGTTCCAACGTCAATGCCCTGGCGGTCATGGCAGGGCTGGCAGGCGGGCCGATCGCCTCTCTCGGCACCACGACTTTCCGTCCCCCCTTCACGCCTGTCGCTATGGGCGCATTGGGTGGCCATGCGCGCGGCAAGGACTTCCGCCCTACACGCCTGACGCCGTCGCATGCCTTCGCCGCGGAACAGGGAGCGGTGTTCGTGGAAGCCGGCGCATGGCTGCGCGCGCAATATTTCCCGCAGCCCGGCGAGCACGACTGGCTGCAGAGCGCCACCCGGGAAGCAAGGGCGGTCCGCGGTGGCGTCGGGGTCTGCGATGTCTCCACGCTCGGCAAGATTGACATCCAGGGTCCCGATGCGGCGACCTTCCTTGAAAGGCTCTACACCAACAGCTGGAAGAACCTGCCCGTCGGCAAGGCACGCTATGGCCTCATGCTGCGGGAAGACGGCTTTGTGATGGACGACGGCACGACATCGCGCCTCGCCGACGAGCATTTCTTGATGACGACCACGACAGCGAATGCGGTGGGCGTGCTGCAGCATATGGAGTTTTGCCATCAATGCCTGTGGCCGGAGCTCGACGTACAGTTCGTATCGGTCACCGAGCAATGGGCGCAGTATTCCGTTGCAGGCCCAAGAGCGCGCGACCTGCTCACGCGGCTGGTCGATGCGGAGCACGATCTGTCGAATGTTGCCTTCCCCTATATGGCCGCACGCGAAATAACGGTTTGCGGGGGCGTCCAGGCGCGGCTGTTCCGCATATCCTTCTCCGGCGAGCTCGCCTATGAGATCGCCGTTCCCGCCCGATATGGCGATGCGATGGTTCGCGCGATCATGGCGGTCGGCCGGGATGACGGGATCGTCATGTACGGCACCGAGGCCCTCACGATCATGCGGGTCGAGAAGGGCCATGCGGCCGGTGGCGAACTGAATGGCCAGACGACGGTGCGGGATCTCGGCCTTGGAGGCCTGATGTCCACGAAGAAGGACTATATCGGCCGTGTCCTTGCCGGACGCCCCGCGCTCACCGATCCCAGCCGACCCACGCTCGTGGGCTTCCGGCCTGTCGACCGCTCCGCGCGGCTGCGGGCGGGCGCGCATTTTCTCGAGCGGGGGGCCAAGGCCTCGCCTGCCGAGGACCAGGGCTATCTGACATCGGCGGCCTTCTCGCCGGTTCTTGGCCACTGGATCGGGCTCGGGCTGCTGCGCAGAGGTCGTGAACGCATCGGCGACGTCGTGCGTGCCTACGACCCCGTCCGCAACGGCGATACCGAAGTCGAAGTCTGCGATCCCGTTTTCTACGATCCCGCCGGAGAACGCCTGCGTGTTTGA
- the soxD gene encoding Sarcosine oxidase subunit delta produces the protein MRIPCPFCGERGVGEFSYRGDATLQRPDPTTENALAAFVDYVHLRDNPAGRHHEFWQHTAGCRAWLVVVRDVRTHAIEAVSMARGLPQAAVAQMAEV, from the coding sequence ATGCGCATTCCATGTCCTTTCTGCGGTGAGCGCGGCGTCGGTGAGTTCTCCTATCGCGGCGATGCGACGTTGCAGCGCCCTGATCCCACGACGGAGAATGCGCTGGCGGCTTTCGTCGACTATGTCCATCTGCGCGACAATCCCGCCGGCCGCCACCACGAATTCTGGCAGCATACAGCCGGATGCCGGGCTTGGCTCGTCGTTGTCCGGGATGTGCGCACCCACGCCATTGAGGCGGTTTCGATGGCTCGCGGCTTGCCCCAGGCAGCCGTCGCACAGATGGCCGAGGTCTGA